A single genomic interval of Argopecten irradians isolate NY chromosome 8, Ai_NY, whole genome shotgun sequence harbors:
- the LOC138329987 gene encoding doublecortin domain-containing protein 1-like, with amino-acid sequence MPHRRHEHGDSGRPRLPAQTTSNLLYTKANTDMVSYEDLLIAQYLEELRKAKGEMKKTRDVPTSPYVQKLPHSDYGYISKRRPASAASSSRPPSGHHSHKPKIDAKFIADPTLWDPATPRSSVHRKGRPESAPVRQRSGRSRPLSGTSSIGWLYGRRGYSAMRPISAFSGRRIKSQYKKQPTTIRVTAFKNGSRENFVRVAAPTVKIFLEMCTDKLGLPFAARRIFLEDGIEVSDPQDIPLDGEVFVSTGENYKDPYKNIKRNMIISQGAKWTLSGVLIPEDGHIRTKTSKMSKRMKALTEKRRIRIIVYRNGMSTEPVEVVADLTKLDDFLVACTGKLDLRSHAKIVYDWEGNEITHLTQTPVLDDCLQPGGTAILGPVWISVGESFSATATLHYIRSIKQVLTDRLKDAERYKTEINYAMQGQKETISITAILSMSEEELYTTYELAEKEIAQLKATLSNLKSKITAIEEVKIKEETEGANYRMSHIQEFSFDHKLVGRKGLRLKVFENGFYGEGQQFFFNIADALKGTGSDKAGRARQLQRLLDDLSSNRVFSNPVNPKLTPVARRIFDQYGNEIKDILKLEYDQEIWVSFGEPFISPFMFCLQATFDRAKGYDLGDANGISREANLESLDEFKSHRDFETHVGFPTDGFEKVRDPVMIQHIKDDLIPMSELSQASHYIQAKKDKGLVLYPEAVITQKVKKDKTLWPMEAQVWVISKRGYIYNKGIPSLCLGVSDTRVEFNISEKEGTSSGFVINMQKATSGNIYQQWKFNPDATISNQAHPDLVMTYTGHKMGDEETYTPIEGVSPGVRVYLVLMDKLTSRKEASFQRFALKQERFDNLGQWKFNDATNQEWNKQAYSWPVREDGALNEDYDWPMEGYIIPNAPPLHKSSGKNSLSGMTPLRLMCLKNGEQDFRKAIPVVGPNLTNMVKDLRSEKGEKGQQKAGQEAQPEDEEVSHGKEELELVMFLDHCTSLLDMPFAARRLFDQHGNEHFSLARLKRDDIVYVSCGEAWSDPKLTKAEQQRRFLLSQLSQDVAKVRQYCALRNPENYVLEVEGNLVPGTRVIVNQQWRSGMDDQDDDDDKFDTKSRSSKASKASKARSKASKTRSSKAGSEVGSHVTDDEMRTSLEFGGQTAHEIAHERSEQRLNQLKWPWERLVNVDNGNLDDDPEANKYTDREMYERYKPAPTPKISRDTLQRFVYEDGYIACQSNRNLVLGVQEKEGRISQVTIVKRRPDDINQRFIMRENGEIRSKHGQRTVLTVSLPANEPFSEDEEGRTLTYSGCAVTIQQRKTNMYGKSHQRWHYDAETGHIHAFKTNRYDKEITAANKADVCTYSIAQQTEIDQPGYVAEVPMATPTDRQHIKEIRVCTSCARAMRGRYKLQKIKENTEFSCAMGEAKKLKLQQIGSFRVLNGKVDLSEHEAELTLENWEDTLTKLREETSVRTIAKEISVAKTPITMKIMAYKNGEGRLHQGKLICGSSIEGILGQCTYKLSMANAAQKIFTEDGTMVLEIDDLKDWAINNYTSLMADQLQRIMSEGQDGNEEENNEEEEQIPQKRQPETVQEEEEEEDEIKTITLRTKIQSGINYSYTKLSDHGFQLGTDRHLVFEVRACNDAHIALMEEDSDEKDKKMYEVVIGTNNNTKSAVRSKKEGVNKAEYDGRILDGGSFKKFLITWEEGVISLYREVNEEWQTVLSWKDPSPFNIGYIGVSTSILASGVWRIQCPEVGRRQERGEGEGQDSPSDGALYTETAEGDQQESDKMNRERQKLLNQVTVPSEDVILRYPIEVWVSSGKEFIPPEKVESKMESQVKKRAFRSTVSLELDIEKHILRNMRARRMEDMSPGKYRSTRSSQQPVVIEGHWQDVTVEEQMKHDTVHKLETHLAEVKNNQKEKKKPLVNISGRLYRQPNTKRVLVYPNGESVERATYVWGDTIHQLLDSAKLRLGMWQPAKYLYNMEGQLMTDFDDINRDELLCVSGGKPFVRPHSYSEGVEIKANWARARKEYGPQGTDFVVEAQPNPKVYVDPYGPPELAMPPESDNKTTSQTN; translated from the exons ATGCCTCACCGCCGGCATGAGCACGGTGATTCTGGGCGGCCACGCCTGCCAGCCCAGACGACATCAAACTTATTGTACACGAAGGCAAACACCGACATGGTGAGCTATGAGGACCTTCTCATTGCTCAGTACCTAGAGGAGTTGAGGAAAGCTAAAGGAGAGATGAAGAAAACCAGAGA CGTTCCCACATCCCCATATGTTCAGAAGTTGCCTCACTCCGATTATGGGTACATATCCAAAAGACGCCCAGCATCTGCAGCATCCAGCAGCCGACCTCCTTCTGGTCACCATTCCCACAAACCTAAAATTGACGCCAAGTTTATCGCTGACCCAACACTCTGGGATCCAGCCACTCCTCGATCATCTGTGCACAGAAAAGGTCGCCCAGAAAGTGCTCCTGTCAGACAAAGAAG TGGAAGGAGTCGTCCGTTGTCTGGAACTTCCAGTATTGGCTGGCTATACGGTCGTCGTGGATACTCTGCTATGAGACCGATATCTGCTTTTTCTG GACGTCGTATAAAATCACAGTACAAGAAACAGCCGACTACCATAAGAGTTACGGCATTTAAAAATGGTAGTCGAGAAAACTTCGTCCGAGTGGCTGCACCTACTGTTAAAATT TTCTTGGAGATGTGTACAGACAAACTTGGACTTCCGTTTGCTGCTCGGCGTATTTTCCTAGAGGATGGTATCGAGGTGTCGGATCCACAAGATATTCCATTGGATGGGGAGGTTTTTGTATCAactggtgaaaattacaaggaCCCTTATAAAAACATCAAAA GAAATATGATCATCAGCCAAGGAGCCAAGTGGACATTGTCAGGAGTCCTGATTCCAGAGGACGGACATATCAGGACAAAAACCTCAAAGATGTCCAAACGAATGAA AGCCTTAACAGAGAAAAGGCGTATCCGGATAATCGTGTATAGGAACGGTATGTCCACAGAACCAGTGGAGGTGGTTGCAGACCTGACAAAACTGGATGAT TTCCTTGTGGCCTGTACTGGGAAACTAGACCTGAGAAGCCATGCTAAGATCGTTTACGATTGGGAAGGCAACGAGATCACCCACCTTACACAGA CTCCTGTCCTAGATGACTGCCTACAGCCCGGTGGAACCGCCATATTAGGTCCTGTCTGGATTTCCGTCGGCGAGTCATTCAGCGCCACCGctacattacattacatacgCAGCATCAAGCAGGTCCTCACTGATCGCCTTAAAGATGCTGAGCGATACAAGACAGAG ATAAACTACGCTATGCAGGGACAGAAGGAGACCATTTCTATTACGGCCATTTTGTCCATGAGTGAAGAGGAGCTGTACACTACATATGAActg GCAGAGAAAGAGATAGCACAGCTAAAAGCTACCCTATCCAATCTCAAGTCCAAGATCACAGCCATCGAAGAGGTCAAGATCAAGGAGGAG ACGGAGGGAGCTAACTACCGTATGAGTCATATCCAGGAGTTCTCTTTCGACCACAAACTGGTGGGCAGGAAAGGATTAAGACTAAAG GTCTTTGAGAATGGATTCTATGGAGAAGGACAGCAATTCTTCTTCAACATTGCTGATGCATTAAAGGGGACAGGCTCAGACAAGGCAGGTCGCGCACGACAATTACAGCGTCTCCTTGACGACTTGTCCAGCAATCGTGTATTCAGTAACCCGGTCAACCCAAAACTGACCCCAGTCGCTCGTCGTATATTTGACCAGTATGGAAATGAAATCAAGGACATTTTGAAGCTAGAATACGACCAGGAGATTTGGGTTTCCTTCGGGGAACCCTTTATTTCACCCTTCA TGTTCTGTCTCCAAGCGACCTTTGACCGAGCCAAAGGTTATGACCTGGGTGATGCTAATGGAATATCTAGGGAAGCAAATCTAGAGTCTCTTGATGAATTTAAAAG CCATCGTGATTTTGAGACCCATGTCGGCTTTCCTACCGATGGATTTGAGAAAGTGCGAGACCCTGTTATGATACAACATATTAAAGATGATTTGATTCCGATGTCAGAACTGAGCCAGGCTAGTCACTACATACAGGCTAAG AAAGATAAAGGCCTGGTTTTATACCCGGAGGCAGTCATTACTCAGAAGGTGAAGAAGGACAAAACTTTATGGCCAATGGAGGCTCAAGTCTGGGTCATATCCAAG AGGGGCTACATTTACAACAAGGGGATACCAAGTTTGTGTTTGGGAGTGTCCGACACACGAGTCGAGTTCAACATCTCTGAGAAGGAGGGGACGTCATCAGGATTTGTGATCAACATGCAGAAAGCCACGAGTGGTAATATCTACCAACAATGGAAGTTTAATCCTGATGCTACCATATCTAACCAG GCCCATCCTGACCTGGTGATGACATACACAGGCCACAAGATGGGAGATGAGGAGACGTACACGCCTATAGAGGGAGTGTCCCCCGGGGTCCGTGTCTATCTGGTGCTCATGGACAAACTCACCTCACGTAAAGAAGCAAGCTTTCAGAG ATTTGCCTTGAAGCAGGAGAGGTTTGATAACCTCGGTCAGTGGAAGTTTAATGATGCCACTAACCAAGAATGGAACAAACAAGCCTATTCCTGGCCGGTCCGGGAGGATGGAGCTCTGAATGAG GATTACGATTGGCCAATGGAAGGATACATCATACCAAATGCCCCTCCACTGCATAAGAGTTCAGGAAAAAACAGCTTGTCAGGAA TGACTCCACTGCGGCTAATGTGCCTGAAGAATGGGGAACAAGACTTCCGCAAAGCCATCCCAGTCGTTGGACCCAATCTCACCAAT ATGGTGAAGGATCTGCGATCAGAGAAAGGAGAGAAAGGCCAACAGAAAGCAGGACAGGAGGCTCAACCTGAGGACGAAGAAGTCTCGCACGGAAAGGAGGAGTTGGAACTGGTCATG TTCCTTGACCATTGTACAAGCCTGCTGGATATGCCGTTTGCTGCCCGGCGACTGTTTGACCAGCATGGTAACGAACATTTTAGTCTGGCTCGCCTGAAGCGTGACGACATTGTGTATGTGTCCTGCGGTGAAGCATGGTCTGATCCTAAACTAACAAAGGCAGAACAGCAGCGCAGATTTCTCCTGTCACAGTTGTCACAGGACGTGGCTAAAGTTCGTCAGTATTGTGCTCTGCGTAACCCTGAGA ATTATGTACTAGAAGTTGAGGGAAATCTGGTCCCGGGCACTCGTGTGATTGTCAACCAACAATGGCGATCAGGAATGGATGATCAGGACGACGACGATGATAAGTTTGACACCAAAAGTCGATCATCAAAGGCATCAAAGGCATCAAAAGCCCGCAGCAAAGCTTCAAAGACACGTTCCTCAAAGGCAGGTTCAGAGGTCGGCAGTCATGTGACAGACGATGAGATGCGAACATCTTTAGAATTTGGTGGACA GACTGCTCATGAAATTGCCCATGAGAGGTCAGAACAGCGCCTTAACCAACTGAAGTGGCCTTGGGAACGACTGGTCAATGTTGATAACGGTAACCTTGACGACGACCCTGAGGCTAATAAGTACACTGATCGGGAGATGTACGAAAGATACAA GCCAGCACCAACTCCCAAAATATCGAGAGATACACTCCAGCGATTTGTGTATGAGGATGGGTATATTGCCTGTCAATCGAACCGTAACCTTGTGTTGGGAGTTCAGGAAAAGGAAGGACGCATCAGTCAAGTGACTATTGTCAAGCGTCGGCCTGACGACATCAACCAGCGCTTCATCATGAGAGAAAATGG GGAGATAAGATCAAAACACGGCCAAAGGACAGTGTTGACAGTTTCACTTCCGGCCAATGAGCCATTCTCCGAGGATGAGGAAGGCAGGACCTTGACCTACTCCGGGTGTGCTGTCACCATTCAGCAACGTAAAACCAACATGTACGGAAAATCTCATCAGAGGTGGCACTATGACGCAGAAACAGGACATATCCACGCCTTTAAAACCAACCGTTACGACAAAG AGATCACTGCCGCTAACAAGGCCGATGTCTGCACCTATTCCATCGCTCAACAGACCGAGATCGATCAGCCA GGTTATGTGGCCGAGGTTCCTATGGCAACCCCGACAGAccgccaacacatcaaagaaATTCGAGTTTGCACGTCATGTGCTCGTGCCATGAGGGGACGCTACAAATTACAGAAGATTAAAGAGAACACAGAATTTTCATGTGCAATGGGAGAAG CTAAAAAACTTAAACTACAGCAAATTGGCAGTTTCCGTGTGCTGAACGGGAAAGTGGATCTGTCTGAACATGAGGCAGAGCTGACCCTCGAAAACTGGGAGGATACCCTAACGAAGCTGAGAGAGGAAACAAGTGTCCGTACCATCGCCAAGGAGATCTCCGTCGCCAAGACACCAATCACCATGAAGATAATGGCATACAAAAACGGAGAAGGACGACTTCACCAGGGCAAGCTCATATGTGGCTCTAGTATAGAGGGG ATCCTCGGACAATGCACATACAAACTCAGCATGGCGAATGCTGCTCAGAAGATATTTACCGAGGATGGTACGATGGTACTGGAAATTGACGACCTGAAAGATTGGGCCATtaataattacacatcacttaTGGCCGACCAGCTACAGAGAATCATGTCAG AAGGACAGGATGGAAACGAGGAAGAAAATAATGAAGAAGAAGAACAAATTCCACAGAAAAGACAACCAGAAACTGTTCAGGAGGAGGAAGAAGAGGAGGATGAAATCAAAACTATCACTCTCCGTACCAAGATACAGAGTGGTATCAACTACTCTTACACCAAGCTCAGCGACCACGGCTTCCAACTGGGAACAGACAGACACCTCGTGTTTGAGGTTCGTGCTTGTAACGATGCACACATAGCCTTAATGGAGGAGGATTCTGatgaaaaagacaaaaaaatgtACGAAGTTGTAATTGGCACGAACAACAATACCAAATCAGCCGTCAGGAGCAAGAAGGAAGGAGTGAATAAAGCCGAATATGATGGAAGAATTTTGGATGGTGGGTCATTCAAGAAGTTCCTCATTACATGGGAAGAGGGGGTAATAAGTTTGTACCGAGAGGTGAACGAGGAATGGCAGACAGTCTTGTCCTGGAAAGATCCGTCGCCATTTAACATTGGCTATATTGGTGTTTCTACCTCCATCTTGGCTTCTGGTGTGTGGAGAATCCAGTGTCCTGAGGTCGGGCGGAGACAGGAACGCGGAGAAGGAGAGGGACAAGACAGTCCGAGTGATGGAGCTCTCTACACAGAAACAGCAG aaGGGGACCAACAGGAATCGGACAAAATGAACCGCGAACGACAAAAACTGCTGAACCAAGTAACCGTGCCATCTGAAGATGTGATCCTTCGCTATCCAATCGAGGTCTGGGTGTCGAGCGGAAAGGAGTTCATTCCTCCGGAGAAGGTGGAGTCCAAGATGGAAAGTCAGGTGAAGAAGAGAGCATTCCGATCTACTGTGTCCTTGGAACTCGACATTGAAAAGCACATCCTACGAAACATGAGAG CACGTCGAATGGAAGACATGAGTCCAGGGAAGTACCGTTCAACACGTAGCAGTCAACAACCAGTGGTGATTGAGGGCCACTGGCAGGATGTCACGGTCGAGGAACAGATGAAGCACGACACCGTCCACAAACTTGAG ACACATTTGGCGGAAGTGAAAAACAACcaaaaagagaaaaagaaaccATTGGTGAACATCAGTGGGCGCTTATACCGACAACCTAACACC